One Peptostreptococcus equinus genomic window carries:
- the galE gene encoding UDP-glucose 4-epimerase GalE: protein MRDTKSILLAGGAGYIGSHICVELLNRDNKYKVIVVDNFSNSNPKVLDRIKDITGKDVKFYEIDTRSNELEKVFKENKIDAVIDLAAYKAVGDSVKNPLKYYNNNLISQMNMLLLMKKYSVNNFVFSSSATVYGEVKADELPINENHPTSTTNPYGSTKLMGEQILQDCSISDPDFNCIVLRYFNPIGAHESGKIGEEAIGIPANVMPYITKVAIGELPYLNIFGNDYDTIDGTGVRDYIHVVDLAKGHVKALERLLNNRIGIEYFNLGAGKGFSVLELIHAFSRAYGKQIEYKIVDRRPGDAAIIYADPSKAKDILNWQVEYSLDDMCRDSWNWQSKNPNGYNI from the coding sequence ATGAGAGACACTAAAAGCATACTTTTAGCAGGAGGTGCTGGATATATAGGAAGTCATATATGTGTTGAATTATTGAATAGAGATAATAAATATAAGGTAATAGTTGTGGATAATTTTTCAAATTCTAATCCCAAAGTATTAGATAGGATAAAGGATATAACTGGTAAAGATGTAAAGTTTTATGAAATTGACACTAGATCTAACGAGCTTGAAAAGGTGTTTAAAGAAAATAAAATTGATGCTGTAATAGATTTGGCTGCATATAAAGCTGTTGGAGATTCAGTAAAAAATCCATTGAAATATTACAATAATAATTTGATATCACAAATGAATATGTTGTTACTAATGAAAAAATACTCAGTAAATAACTTTGTATTTTCATCATCTGCAACAGTTTATGGAGAGGTAAAAGCAGATGAACTTCCAATAAATGAAAATCATCCAACTTCTACTACTAATCCATATGGGAGCACTAAGTTAATGGGAGAACAAATTCTACAAGATTGTTCAATATCAGATCCAGATTTTAACTGTATAGTACTCAGATATTTTAATCCAATAGGTGCTCATGAGTCAGGAAAAATTGGAGAAGAGGCTATAGGTATTCCTGCAAATGTAATGCCATATATTACAAAAGTTGCTATAGGAGAATTGCCATATTTAAATATATTTGGTAATGATTATGATACTATAGATGGTACAGGTGTAAGGGATTATATACATGTAGTTGACCTTGCAAAGGGTCATGTAAAGGCCCTTGAAAGATTATTGAATAATAGGATAGGAATAGAGTATTTTAATTTAGGTGCTGGCAAAGGCTTTAGTGTATTAGAATTGATTCACGCCTTTTCAAGAGCGTATGGCAAGCAAATAGAATATAAAATAGTAGATAGAAGACCAGGGGATGCAGCCATTATTTATGCAGATCCTAGTAAGGCTAAAGATATATTAAATTGGCAGGTTGAATACAGTTTGGATGATATGTGTAGAGATTCTTGGAATTGGCAAAGTAAAAATCCTAATGGGTATAATATATAA
- a CDS encoding DUF3798 domain-containing protein has translation MCFTNTACSKFSNKDNKNTQISKKAKYTVYMPKDSILDNRIIKDKEVAINYLEKKDKYGNDDVDKIVNNVDKNVRVLIISSNSPGLLKAFEKIKEKIPGLVTVAIDLPELDNNKNLSSKKNKSVEISLSSQENTGGLNAAKFAKSMGAKEFLYLSLNNSPRPFEYEDIEEVENFCKLNGMKFTNAKIESNAMNGKINENINNIFSKGKELAVFPASPELSELVFDNAIRYKYIVPNLNSNNDGLLLSKKFNLEKSYELNNSKSYSNDLQKKIESMGLKDRLGLIPEGKSNILIGLVIKSHQYMYKNRFELEESFSNINLSNRLQEEYGYMSKIYKINPSITINKTIKILPRIY, from the coding sequence ATGTGTTTTACAAATACGGCATGTTCTAAATTTAGTAATAAAGATAATAAGAATACTCAAATAAGCAAAAAAGCAAAATACACAGTATATATGCCAAAGGATAGTATATTGGATAATAGAATTATTAAGGATAAAGAAGTCGCTATAAATTATCTAGAAAAAAAAGATAAATATGGAAATGATGATGTAGATAAGATTGTTAACAATGTGGATAAAAATGTAAGAGTATTGATAATTAGTTCAAATTCACCGGGACTCTTAAAGGCATTTGAAAAAATAAAAGAAAAAATTCCTGGATTAGTTACAGTAGCAATTGACCTTCCAGAATTAGATAATAATAAAAATTTATCATCTAAAAAAAATAAAAGTGTTGAAATATCACTATCATCACAAGAAAATACAGGTGGTCTTAATGCGGCAAAGTTCGCAAAATCTATGGGGGCGAAGGAGTTTTTGTATCTTTCTCTTAATAATTCACCTCGACCATTTGAATATGAAGATATTGAAGAAGTAGAAAATTTTTGTAAATTAAATGGTATGAAATTTACAAATGCTAAAATTGAATCTAATGCTATGAATGGAAAAATTAATGAAAATATAAATAATATTTTTTCTAAAGGAAAAGAATTAGCTGTATTTCCTGCAAGTCCTGAATTATCTGAACTTGTATTCGATAATGCTATTAGATATAAGTATATAGTGCCTAATTTAAACTCTAATAATGATGGGCTACTTTTGTCTAAAAAATTTAATTTGGAAAAATCATATGAATTAAATAATTCAAAATCATATTCAAATGATTTACAAAAAAAGATTGAATCTATGGGACTAAAAGATAGACTAGGGTTGATACCTGAAGGAAAAAGCAATATATTGATTGGATTAGTAATTAAGTCTCATCAATATATGTATAAGAATAGATTTGAATTAGAAGAATCTTTTTCAAATATAAATTTATC